One genomic window of Novosphingobium aureum includes the following:
- a CDS encoding right-handed parallel beta-helix repeat-containing protein encodes MPRTQDLAGATLDAVDLKAGTTYVNGKIRYCRVANADNVTLGRGITVITGAHHGVQVVGSDGFHAEGVKVTCEPGVVPVDSTVGIYVRGGSGHAVVDTRIERARIGITMLEVDGFKIVSCDISGIGEDAIRVVGSKNGTIAKNQVHDFADDDAPDVAPAKATHRDGLQMFPFNNARKGVFGIENIEILNNLFFIGKGAEFTPIFNRTYTNTKTGKADPDRPDAINTSLIGNIAFTKGGHAIVMSGTGIIADNLAAGYNDPADKRHTIGKFSLTQWRGKTMNNAAEHWYRRARDGSTWVKGWLPDGDGNRLIKPYSPREVTETIATWRARYRPAKGAALSTGLVAEALAFLQEQQARYEA; translated from the coding sequence TTGCCCAGGACCCAAGACCTTGCCGGTGCCACGCTAGACGCCGTCGATCTCAAAGCCGGTACGACTTACGTCAACGGCAAGATTCGTTACTGCCGGGTCGCCAATGCCGACAACGTAACGCTCGGCCGCGGTATTACCGTGATTACCGGCGCCCACCACGGCGTGCAGGTCGTGGGATCGGACGGATTTCATGCCGAGGGCGTCAAGGTGACCTGCGAGCCGGGTGTCGTCCCGGTGGATTCGACCGTCGGCATTTATGTTCGCGGTGGCTCTGGCCATGCGGTGGTCGATACCCGCATCGAACGCGCCCGCATTGGCATTACCATGCTCGAGGTCGACGGGTTCAAGATCGTCTCGTGCGACATCTCCGGCATCGGCGAGGATGCCATCCGCGTGGTGGGTTCCAAGAACGGCACCATCGCCAAGAACCAGGTTCACGATTTCGCCGACGACGACGCCCCGGATGTCGCACCCGCAAAGGCAACGCATCGCGACGGCCTGCAGATGTTCCCGTTCAACAACGCGCGCAAGGGTGTCTTCGGGATCGAGAACATCGAGATCCTCAACAACCTGTTCTTCATCGGCAAGGGCGCCGAATTCACGCCGATCTTCAACCGCACCTACACCAACACCAAGACCGGCAAGGCCGACCCCGACCGACCCGACGCAATCAACACCAGCCTGATCGGCAACATCGCCTTCACCAAGGGCGGTCATGCCATCGTGATGTCCGGCACCGGGATCATCGCCGACAATCTCGCGGCAGGTTACAACGACCCCGCCGACAAGCGCCACACGATTGGCAAGTTCAGCCTGACGCAATGGCGCGGCAAGACGATGAACAATGCCGCCGAGCACTGGTACAGGCGCGCCCGCGACGGTTCGACCTGGGTCAAGGGATGGTTGCCCGACGGCGACGGAAACCGGCTGATAAAGCCCTACTCGCCGCGTGAGGTCACCGAGACGATCGCCACATGGCGCGCCAGATATCGTCCGGCGAAAGGGGCCGCGCTTTCTACCGGACTCGTCGCGGAGGCACTGGCCTTCCTGCAGGAGCAACAGGCCCGCTACGAGGCTTGA
- a CDS encoding sodium-dependent transporter: MSQPVDGKVHEQWSSRTTFLLSAIGFAVGLGNIWRFPYVAGENGGGAFVIIYLLVVLCIGAPLVAAELLIGRRAGLSPVAGMRKNAIEAGGKPAWAGVGVVALVATFLILTFYAVIAGWAADYLWRAVSTGFAGLDADSSKVVFDGLMASPLRLAGWSLLMLGIAVFITRRGVSHGIEMASLILMPLLFAILILLAVYGATLDGFAAATQFLFAPDFSKVTAQTFLLAIGQAFFSVGVAMGGMMTYGAYMPKYIKVPSSTLIIVAADSIVALVAGLAIFPIVFTSGMAPSEGTGLVFQSLPIAFGSMAFGGAIGIAFFVLLVAAALTSMVANLEPLVSWAEEHRGMPRKIAAPLIGAVIFVLSIGSVLSFNLLADFHPLAFLPLFEKLTIYGATDFIASNILLPVGALLTAVFAGWVMKREATRGELELTEGLTFRTWLFLTRFVAPVAIATLIVFAFVA, encoded by the coding sequence TTGTCACAGCCCGTAGACGGCAAAGTCCATGAGCAATGGAGTTCGCGTACCACCTTTCTGCTTTCCGCAATCGGCTTCGCGGTGGGGCTCGGCAATATCTGGCGCTTTCCCTATGTTGCCGGCGAGAACGGCGGCGGCGCGTTCGTCATCATCTACCTGCTGGTCGTACTGTGCATCGGCGCGCCGCTGGTCGCGGCCGAATTGTTGATCGGGCGCCGCGCAGGATTGAGCCCCGTGGCCGGAATGCGCAAGAACGCCATCGAGGCCGGGGGCAAGCCGGCTTGGGCCGGCGTCGGGGTCGTGGCACTTGTTGCCACCTTCCTCATCCTCACCTTCTACGCGGTCATCGCCGGCTGGGCCGCCGACTACCTGTGGCGTGCGGTATCGACCGGCTTCGCCGGGCTCGATGCGGATTCCTCGAAGGTCGTGTTCGACGGGCTGATGGCCTCGCCGCTGCGTCTGGCCGGCTGGTCCCTGCTCATGCTGGGCATTGCGGTGTTCATTACCCGGCGCGGGGTCAGCCACGGCATCGAGATGGCTTCGCTGATCCTGATGCCGCTGCTCTTCGCGATCCTGATCCTGCTCGCTGTCTACGGCGCCACGCTCGATGGCTTCGCCGCAGCGACGCAGTTCCTGTTCGCACCCGACTTTAGCAAGGTGACCGCGCAGACCTTCCTTCTGGCGATCGGACAGGCGTTCTTCTCGGTCGGCGTCGCGATGGGCGGCATGATGACGTATGGCGCCTACATGCCCAAGTATATCAAGGTGCCCAGCTCCACCCTGATCATCGTCGCCGCAGACAGCATCGTCGCACTGGTGGCGGGCCTCGCCATCTTCCCGATCGTCTTCACCAGCGGCATGGCCCCGAGCGAGGGTACCGGCCTCGTGTTCCAGAGCCTGCCCATTGCCTTTGGCTCGATGGCTTTTGGCGGCGCAATCGGCATCGCTTTCTTCGTGCTGCTGGTCGCGGCTGCGCTGACCTCGATGGTCGCCAACCTCGAACCGCTGGTATCGTGGGCCGAGGAACATCGCGGCATGCCCCGCAAGATCGCTGCCCCGCTGATCGGCGCGGTAATCTTCGTGCTCAGCATCGGCTCGGTGCTCTCGTTCAACCTGCTCGCGGACTTCCACCCGCTGGCCTTCCTGCCTCTGTTCGAGAAGCTGACGATCTACGGCGCCACCGATTTCATCGCCTCGAACATCCTGCTGCCCGTAGGTGCGCTGCTCACTGCGGTCTTCGCAGGCTGGGTGATGAAGCGCGAGGCAACCCGCGGCGAACTGGAACTGACCGAAGGCCTGACCTTCCGAACCTGGCTGTTCCTCACCCGCTTCGTTGCCCCGGTTGCAATCGCCACGCTGATCGTCTTCGCCTTCGTGGCCTGA
- a CDS encoding peptidylprolyl isomerase: MSSIHRLWACLAVVAVTACGPTARPLESTDVLIETGAGTIKARIALAAAPISSCNFLRYTLVGDYDGGHFFRTVHGVDDVPIDVIQLEARQGEEFSRFAPIPLERTSQTGLRHAAGALSMARWGPDTATSSFSIVARPSPTMDFGGARNPDRQGFAVFGKVVSGMDVVHAIHEAPARNEQLVEPVAITRIALADKRARTAQAVVHACSRYWNE; the protein is encoded by the coding sequence TTGTCGAGTATTCATCGATTGTGGGCATGTCTCGCAGTGGTGGCCGTCACGGCCTGCGGGCCGACTGCGCGCCCGCTCGAATCGACCGACGTATTGATCGAGACCGGGGCAGGTACGATCAAGGCGCGCATTGCGCTGGCCGCGGCGCCGATCTCGAGTTGCAATTTCCTGCGCTACACGCTCGTCGGGGACTATGACGGCGGTCACTTCTTCCGGACCGTTCACGGTGTCGACGACGTGCCCATCGACGTGATCCAGCTCGAGGCCCGGCAAGGGGAGGAGTTTTCTCGCTTCGCACCGATCCCACTCGAACGCACCAGCCAGACCGGACTGCGCCACGCTGCAGGAGCACTGTCGATGGCGCGATGGGGGCCTGATACGGCCACGTCGAGCTTCTCGATCGTCGCAAGGCCCTCGCCCACGATGGACTTCGGCGGCGCCCGCAATCCCGATCGTCAGGGTTTCGCCGTGTTCGGCAAGGTCGTCTCGGGAATGGACGTCGTGCACGCCATTCACGAGGCTCCTGCCCGCAACGAACAACTTGTCGAACCGGTCGCGATCACCCGCATCGCACTCGCCGACAAGAGGGCTCGAACCGCGCAGGCCGTAGTGCACGCCTGCTCCCGCTACTGGAACGAGTGA
- a CDS encoding TonB-dependent receptor plug domain-containing protein, giving the protein MKHVLLTMMVAASPLAIGVAHAQAPADEGLAGEAPANDIVVTGSRLRQTDLVSASPVTVMDRAEIDTTGAQSVGELLRELPVASPSASESAGRGNSGAANVALRGLSAVNTLVLVNGRRMISNNASGTVDLNSIPFEAVERVEVLQNGASAVYGTDAVAGVVNIIMRRSFDGLQIKAGAGVSDRGDLPTRDISLTFGDRFDDGGFVFNASYRSSGGNAIGDRPVSRDPDWRSRGGRNWRDSAPTSTALRGIDPANPDIWYVLRDGVARGQSLADFRTYVFPGTGDPLSTGNDGINYWQYESSASEIEQYNLWFAGEKEITSGVNAFVEVSYNRRESLGYLAPDYFDTWNDYTIDANNDYNTFGVDLDVSRTLLETLRTGPTRAQNITSNVMRYVAGLEGKVFGNFDWELAVNYQDLDLRNDGGRTLERARLEAALGDSDVCRTIAGCVPLDLFGATGTVTDEMLHAITAQRWSQTDASLTSVTGNVSGTLVDLWAGPLDISIGGEFRRETYREERDNAPDKETPTPLFAPQARKVSEIYGELRLPLLRDVPLVQLLDIDAAVRYSHYNQFGSTTNPQIGLRWRPVNDLMIRGSWGTAFRAPNFTEANPQQSRGYRPLVDPCQGDNFASLPGCNGVQAPVVTGAWVISGGNPDLRPETAENYTLGFVYTPDYLPGFSWTVDAWRIEKSDIIGTADPNYIIAENAAGTSFGGAVSRFPDNSLEEVYSIRENLLALRVQGIDAAVEYTTPRASWGRLNGRLDVTYMDSYKSSPAAGAEPVERVGTYTTSLSTLAKWRGTARLTYQSDDLMVSWGARYVDGVTNEASLLVDGEFLEAKSYIQHDLQVSYDIGGEPSARLTFGVENLFDRMPPWLEGNYYNGFDANTFNSRGRFFYARAEAKF; this is encoded by the coding sequence ATGAAACATGTGCTCTTGACGATGATGGTGGCGGCATCGCCGCTCGCGATCGGTGTTGCTCACGCGCAGGCGCCAGCCGATGAAGGGCTGGCCGGAGAGGCGCCCGCCAACGACATCGTCGTGACCGGTTCGCGCCTTCGCCAGACCGACCTTGTCTCGGCTTCGCCAGTCACGGTCATGGATCGTGCCGAGATCGACACGACTGGCGCGCAGAGCGTGGGCGAATTGCTGCGCGAGCTTCCGGTTGCCAGCCCTTCGGCCAGTGAATCGGCTGGGCGCGGCAACTCGGGCGCAGCCAACGTCGCCCTGCGCGGCCTCAGCGCGGTCAACACCCTGGTGCTGGTCAACGGTCGCCGCATGATCTCGAACAATGCCAGCGGCACCGTCGACCTCAACTCGATCCCGTTCGAGGCGGTCGAGCGCGTCGAGGTCCTCCAGAACGGGGCCTCGGCCGTCTACGGCACCGATGCCGTCGCCGGTGTGGTCAACATCATCATGCGCCGTTCGTTCGACGGGCTGCAGATCAAGGCCGGGGCGGGGGTCTCGGATCGCGGTGACCTGCCCACGCGCGATATCAGCCTGACCTTCGGCGACCGGTTCGACGACGGCGGGTTCGTGTTCAACGCGAGCTACCGCTCCTCGGGCGGCAATGCGATCGGCGACCGCCCGGTCAGCCGCGATCCGGACTGGCGTTCGCGCGGGGGGCGTAACTGGCGCGATTCCGCACCGACCTCGACCGCACTGCGTGGCATCGATCCGGCCAATCCGGACATTTGGTACGTGCTGCGCGACGGTGTTGCGCGAGGCCAGTCACTTGCCGATTTTCGTACTTACGTCTTCCCGGGGACCGGCGATCCGCTGAGCACCGGCAACGACGGCATCAACTACTGGCAATACGAGAGCAGCGCCTCGGAGATCGAGCAGTACAACCTGTGGTTTGCCGGTGAGAAGGAGATCACCTCGGGCGTCAATGCCTTCGTCGAGGTTTCGTACAACCGGCGCGAATCGCTTGGCTATCTTGCGCCGGACTACTTCGACACCTGGAACGACTACACCATCGACGCGAACAACGACTACAACACCTTCGGTGTCGACCTCGACGTATCGCGCACGCTGCTGGAGACACTGCGCACCGGTCCCACGCGGGCGCAGAACATCACGTCGAACGTGATGCGCTACGTCGCCGGGCTCGAAGGCAAGGTCTTCGGCAACTTCGACTGGGAGCTCGCGGTCAACTACCAGGACCTCGACTTGCGCAACGACGGCGGCCGTACGCTCGAGCGTGCCCGTCTCGAAGCCGCGCTCGGCGACAGCGACGTGTGCCGCACCATCGCGGGATGTGTTCCTCTCGACCTGTTCGGCGCGACCGGCACGGTCACCGACGAGATGCTGCACGCGATCACCGCGCAGCGCTGGTCGCAGACCGACGCATCGCTGACCTCGGTCACCGGCAACGTGTCGGGCACGCTCGTCGACCTGTGGGCCGGCCCGCTCGATATCTCGATCGGGGGCGAGTTCCGCCGCGAGACCTATCGTGAGGAACGTGACAATGCGCCTGACAAGGAAACGCCGACTCCGCTCTTCGCACCGCAGGCGCGCAAGGTCTCGGAGATTTATGGCGAGCTGCGCCTGCCGCTGCTGCGTGACGTGCCGCTGGTCCAGCTGCTCGATATCGATGCCGCAGTTCGCTATTCGCACTACAATCAGTTCGGCAGCACCACCAATCCACAGATCGGCCTGCGCTGGCGGCCGGTCAACGATCTGATGATCCGCGGTTCGTGGGGCACGGCTTTCCGTGCGCCGAACTTTACCGAAGCCAATCCGCAGCAGTCGCGTGGATACCGTCCGCTGGTCGATCCGTGCCAGGGCGACAACTTCGCCTCGCTGCCCGGCTGTAATGGCGTGCAGGCACCGGTGGTGACGGGCGCCTGGGTAATCTCGGGCGGCAATCCTGACCTGCGTCCGGAAACGGCCGAGAACTATACCCTCGGCTTCGTCTATACGCCTGACTACCTGCCCGGGTTCTCGTGGACCGTCGATGCCTGGCGCATCGAGAAGAGCGACATCATTGGCACCGCCGATCCCAACTACATCATCGCCGAGAATGCCGCCGGGACGAGCTTCGGCGGTGCGGTCAGCCGCTTCCCCGACAACTCGCTCGAGGAGGTATACTCGATCCGCGAGAACCTTCTGGCGCTGCGCGTGCAGGGCATTGACGCCGCGGTCGAGTACACCACCCCGCGCGCATCGTGGGGCCGGCTCAACGGTCGCCTCGATGTGACCTACATGGACAGCTACAAGTCCTCGCCCGCCGCGGGTGCCGAGCCCGTCGAACGTGTCGGTACCTACACCACCTCGCTCAGCACGCTGGCAAAGTGGCGCGGGACGGCTCGCCTGACCTACCAGAGCGACGATCTCATGGTCAGCTGGGGCGCCCGCTATGTCGATGGCGTCACCAACGAGGCCTCGCTGCTGGTCGACGGGGAGTTCCTCGAGGCCAAGAGCTATATCCAGCACGACCTTCAGGTGTCCTACGACATCGGCGGCGAGCCTTCGGCCCGCCTCACGTTCGGCGTCGAGAACCTGTTCGACCGGATGCCGCCCTGGCTCGAGGGCAACTACTACAACGGCTTCGACGCCAATACCTTCAACTCGCGCGGGCGTTTCTTCTATGCCCGTGCCGAAGCGAAGTTCTGA
- a CDS encoding dihydrodipicolinate synthase family protein → MSSKKALWTGVYPAATTQFAVDGSVDIDETQKVMSRLVDDGVTGLILLGTCGENNSLEPDEKRAILAAGVEAVGGRVPLVTGVSEFTTARAIEYARDAEKIGIDALMALPAMVYVPTEEELAAHFKAIASATSLPIMLYNNPPAYRVSISFAVLEELAAVDNIVAVKESAPDPRRFTDLINRFGDRYQVMAGLDDVALEGMMLGASGWVSGLTSAFPQESVALMAAVEAGDWIEARRIYRWFMPLLHLDAEHDLVQSIKLAEQIMGRGSERVRMPRMPLTGERRAQVIAMVEECARTRPAG, encoded by the coding sequence GTGAGTTCCAAGAAGGCCTTGTGGACAGGTGTTTACCCGGCTGCCACGACCCAGTTCGCAGTCGACGGATCGGTCGACATCGACGAGACGCAGAAAGTCATGAGCAGGCTCGTCGACGATGGTGTCACGGGATTGATCCTGCTGGGCACCTGCGGCGAGAACAACTCGCTCGAACCCGATGAAAAGCGAGCGATCCTGGCCGCCGGTGTCGAAGCCGTGGGCGGGCGCGTGCCACTGGTGACGGGCGTTTCCGAATTCACCACCGCGCGCGCGATCGAATATGCCCGCGATGCCGAGAAGATCGGGATCGACGCGCTGATGGCGCTGCCCGCGATGGTCTACGTGCCCACCGAAGAGGAACTGGCCGCGCACTTCAAGGCGATCGCATCGGCCACTTCGTTGCCGATCATGCTCTACAACAACCCGCCCGCCTATCGTGTGTCGATCTCCTTCGCGGTGCTCGAGGAACTGGCCGCGGTGGACAATATCGTCGCGGTCAAGGAAAGCGCGCCCGACCCGCGCCGCTTCACCGACCTGATCAACCGCTTCGGTGATCGCTATCAGGTCATGGCCGGGCTCGATGACGTTGCGCTCGAGGGCATGATGCTGGGCGCCTCGGGCTGGGTTTCGGGGCTGACCAGCGCCTTCCCGCAGGAATCGGTCGCGCTGATGGCTGCGGTCGAGGCCGGTGACTGGATCGAGGCGCGGCGCATCTACCGCTGGTTCATGCCGCTGCTGCACCTCGATGCCGAACACGATCTGGTCCAGTCGATCAAGCTGGCCGAACAGATCATGGGACGCGGCTCCGAACGGGTGCGCATGCCGCGCATGCCACTGACGGGCGAGCGGCGAGCGCAGGTTATTGCCATGGTCGAGGAATGCGCCCGCACGCGTCCCGCCGGCTGA
- a CDS encoding M1 family metallopeptidase: MRSQRLIAGLSALALLHGLAPSAWGQRQPAPPVTDPADPRFLTAQTRKMGGPMPAEQMALTFEKLDLTLKVFPSEKRIEGIAALDLSSRRALDTLVLDFFPKFAIDQITLDGEPIPADHYANPEGQLRIDLPRPLARDTRITVRIAYRGTPPLAKRPPWEGGTTWTTTPDGKYPWIDTSLWGGGCDMLYPCLDHPTLKPARSELHYIVPEGLMAPGNGHLVSAETRDGWTTWNWSARSVHTYGSVLNVGPYKVKKGDYQSRFGNTIPMRFYYLPGEESQADALFAEFPRTLDFWESVIGPYPWSDQKMGVIRVPFSGLENQTLNGYSDEYPKTPFGWDWLVNHEFSHEWFANQLSVANYDDLWLHEGLGSYAQPLLAEFYGGRIDYMAQLKGQRAAIRNDQPLVSGRNRDEKAVYSDPTGPRGDIYQKGSWVAHSLRQLIGDDAFFESIRRLVYGRPDPRPGNFTPQFGTTQGFVKIVNTVTGKDYGWFFDVYLYQAAVPRILVTRTQDKAVLRWDVPGDLPFPMPLDVRVGDRIVTLPMTDGSGEVTADRDTHVLPDPYSKILVQSDAIVAYQQWKAQQAKSGQSID, translated from the coding sequence TTGCGGTCACAGCGTTTGATTGCCGGTCTCTCGGCCCTTGCCCTGCTGCATGGTCTTGCGCCATCCGCCTGGGGCCAGCGTCAGCCTGCTCCTCCAGTGACCGATCCCGCCGATCCGCGTTTTCTCACGGCCCAGACCCGCAAGATGGGCGGGCCCATGCCCGCCGAGCAGATGGCTCTCACGTTCGAGAAGCTCGACCTGACCTTGAAGGTATTTCCATCCGAGAAGCGCATCGAGGGCATCGCCGCGCTCGACCTGTCGTCGCGCCGCGCGCTCGACACCTTGGTGCTGGATTTCTTCCCAAAGTTCGCGATCGACCAGATTACCCTCGATGGCGAGCCGATCCCGGCCGATCATTACGCCAACCCGGAGGGGCAGTTGCGGATCGATCTGCCCCGGCCGCTGGCGCGCGATACGCGCATCACCGTGCGCATTGCCTATCGCGGTACACCGCCGCTGGCCAAGCGCCCTCCCTGGGAGGGGGGCACGACCTGGACGACCACGCCAGACGGCAAGTACCCGTGGATCGACACCTCCTTGTGGGGCGGCGGTTGCGACATGCTCTATCCCTGTCTCGACCATCCCACGCTCAAGCCGGCGCGCTCCGAACTGCACTACATCGTGCCCGAGGGTCTTATGGCGCCGGGCAACGGCCATCTCGTGAGTGCTGAGACGCGCGATGGATGGACCACCTGGAACTGGTCCGCGCGCAGCGTTCATACCTATGGTTCGGTGCTCAACGTGGGCCCCTACAAGGTCAAGAAGGGCGACTATCAAAGCCGGTTCGGCAACACGATCCCGATGCGCTTCTATTACCTGCCCGGCGAGGAAAGCCAGGCCGACGCGCTGTTCGCTGAGTTTCCCCGGACTCTCGATTTCTGGGAATCGGTGATCGGTCCCTATCCCTGGAGCGACCAGAAGATGGGCGTGATCCGCGTGCCGTTCTCGGGCCTCGAGAACCAGACGCTCAATGGTTACAGCGACGAATATCCCAAGACGCCGTTCGGCTGGGACTGGCTGGTGAACCATGAGTTCAGCCACGAGTGGTTCGCCAACCAGCTCTCCGTCGCCAATTACGATGACTTGTGGCTGCACGAGGGGCTGGGCTCCTATGCGCAGCCGCTCCTGGCCGAATTCTATGGTGGGCGTATTGACTACATGGCCCAGCTCAAGGGCCAGCGCGCCGCCATCCGTAACGACCAGCCCCTGGTTTCGGGGCGCAATCGCGATGAAAAGGCGGTCTATTCCGACCCTACCGGTCCGCGCGGCGACATCTATCAGAAGGGTAGCTGGGTGGCCCACAGCCTGCGTCAGCTGATCGGCGACGATGCATTCTTCGAATCGATTCGCCGCCTCGTCTATGGCCGCCCCGATCCCAGACCCGGCAACTTCACACCCCAGTTCGGGACTACGCAAGGCTTCGTGAAGATCGTCAATACAGTAACCGGCAAGGACTATGGCTGGTTCTTCGACGTCTATCTGTACCAGGCCGCTGTGCCCCGCATCCTCGTCACACGTACGCAGGACAAGGCCGTTCTGCGCTGGGACGTGCCAGGGGACCTGCCGTTCCCGATGCCGCTCGACGTGCGGGTGGGCGACAGGATCGTGACCTTGCCCATGACCGACGGCTCAGGCGAAGTGACAGCTGACCGCGATACCCACGTTCTGCCCGATCCCTATTCGAAGATCCTCGTCCAGTCCGACGCGATCGTCGCGTACCAGCAATGGAAGGCACAGCAGGCCAAAAGCGGGCAGTCGATCGACTGA